A genomic region of Candidatus Margulisiibacteriota bacterium contains the following coding sequences:
- a CDS encoding type II toxin-antitoxin system RelE/ParE family toxin produces MLYNIVWTEKAVNEYTKLDKSVKNQIGKYLDKLKISDNPHSMGRPLSANLAGLWRYRVGDYRIVVEIKNFELIILIVSIKHRSIVYRQI; encoded by the coding sequence TTGCTTTATAATATTGTCTGGACAGAGAAAGCTGTCAATGAATACACTAAACTGGACAAATCAGTTAAAAATCAGATCGGCAAGTATTTGGATAAACTAAAAATTTCTGATAATCCGCACAGTATGGGCAGGCCTTTGTCGGCTAATTTGGCTGGATTATGGCGGTATCGTGTTGGAGATTATAGGATAGTTGTCGAAATAAAAAATTTCGAATTGATAATACTTATCGTGTCAATTAAGCACAGAAGCATCGTTTATCGTCAAATCTAA